A genomic stretch from Setaria viridis chromosome 1, Setaria_viridis_v4.0, whole genome shotgun sequence includes:
- the LOC117857486 gene encoding pentatricopeptide repeat-containing protein At5g06540: protein MPAHRHRLRFLAALVGLRPAAAGFSTAPSRGCPLHAALARRGAPVAAALTLYSRIRAAASPTPYTFSLLLASLASSSSPRSLSPDAGVSDRHAAAGLAHAQALKWGALAHTVVTNCLLKLYCSLGLLPAARRVFDTTGAAALDTVSWNTMVSGYGKSGDLEAAREVFVRMPERSLVSWSAMVDACVRAEDFSEALRVFDRMMEEGFRPDAVVLVSVLKACAHLGAVERGQWVHRYLEAEGFGRSGNVMLETALVDMYCKCGCMEEAWRVFNGVRSHDVVLWNAMIGGLAMHGHGNHAIELFRRMLEKGFVPNESTFVVVLCACTHTGRVDEGKEIFRSMRDHGVEPRREHYGCLADLLGRAGLMEEAEVVLLDMPMEPHASQWGALMSSCLMHNNIVVGKRVGTKLIELEPDDGGRYVVLFNLYAVNGLWEDAKAVRQMMEERGAKKETGLSFIEWNGLVHEFRSGDTRHPQTRMIYALLEDMEQRLQLIGYVKDTSQVLMDMYDEEDKGSNLSYHSERLALAFGILNIPHDTPIRIVKNLRVCRDCHVHAKLVSKLYQREIIVRDRHRFHLFRDGGCSCNDYW, encoded by the coding sequence ATGCCCGCccatcgccaccgcctccgcttcCTCGCGGCACTCGTCGGGctccgacccgccgccgccggtttcTCCACGGCGCCCTCCCGCGGGTGCCCGCTACACGCCGCGCTCGCGCGCCGGGGGGCCCCAGTGGCCGCCGCGCTCACCCTCTACTCCCgcatccgcgccgccgcctcgccgaccccctacaccttctccctcctcctcgcctccctcgcttcctcctcctcgccccgcTCTCTCTCCCCTGACGCAGGCGTATCCGatcgccacgccgccgcggggctcgcGCACGCGCAGGCGCTCAAGTGGGGCGCGCTCGCGCACACCGTCGTCACCAACTGCCTCCTCAAGCTCTACTGCTCTCttggcctcctccccgccgcgcgcAGAGTGTTCGACACGACCGGTGCCGCCGCTCTGGACACCGTCTCCTGGAACACGATGGTGTCGGGGTACGGCAAGAGTGGCGACCTGGAGGCCGCGCGTGAGGTGTTCGTCAGAATGCCCGAGAGGAGCCTGGTTTCATGGAGCGCGATGGTCGACGCGTGCGTGCGCGCGGAGGATTTCAGCGAGGCGCTGAGGGTGTTTGATCGGATGATGGAGGAGGGATTTAGGCCGGATGCTGTGGTGCTGGTCAGTGTGCTCAAGGCTTGTGCACATCTGGGTGCTGTTGAGAGGGGGCAATGGGTTCATAGGTATCTGGAAGCAGAGGGGTTTGGGAGGTCAGGGAATGTCATGCTTGAGACGGCGCTTGTGGATATGTATTGCAAGTGCGGGTGCATGGAGGAGGCGTGGCGGGTCTTTAATGGAGTTCGGAGCCACGATGTAGTGTTGTGGAATGCAATGATTGGCGGGCTCGCGATGCATGGCCATGGCAACCACGCAATTGAGTTGTTCAGAAGGATGCTTGAGAAGGGTTTTGTGCCGAATGAGTCAAcgtttgttgttgttttgtgcgCCTGCACCCACACAGGGCGTGTGGATGAAGGGAAGGAGATTTTCAGGTCCATGCGGGACCATGGGGTTGAGCCAAGGAGGGAGCACTATGGGTGCTTGGCTGATCTTCTTGGACGTGCAGGGCTCATGGAAGAAGCCGAGGTTGTGTTACTGGACATGCCAATGGAACCACATGCATCACAGTGGGGGGCTCTAATGTCATCATGCCTGATGCACAATAACATTGTTGTGGGCAAACGTGTAGGAACGAAACTTATTGAGCTAGAGCCTGATGATGGTGGACGTTATGTTGTTCTGTTCAATCTATATGCAGTCAATGGTTTATGGGAAGATGCAAAAGCTGTTCGGCAGATGATGGAGGAGAGGGGAGCCAAGAAGGAGACAGGCTTGAGCTTTATAGAGTGGAATGGTTTGGTCCATGAGTTCAGGTCGGGTGATACAAGACACCCCCAAACAAGGATGATCTATGCATTATTGGAAGACATGGAACAGAGGTTACAATTGATTGGCTATGTCAAGGATACCAGCCAAGTGCTTATGGACATGTATGATGAGGAAGATAAGGGCAGTAATTTATCCTACCACAGTGAGAGGCTTGCATTAGCATTTGGTATCCTAAACATTCCCCACGACACGCCTATTCGTATTGTCAAGAATCTTCGAGTGTGTCGTGACTGCCATGTGCATGCCAAACTTGTGTCCAAGCTCTACCAGCGTGAGATCATTGTGCGGGACCGCCATCGCTTCCACTTGTTCCGTGATGGGGGTTGTTCCTGCAATGACTATTGGTGA
- the LOC117857480 gene encoding transmembrane 9 superfamily member 1 has protein sequence MASAGGAALAALALLVLLPVAAASDSDHKYQADEPVTLWVNKVGPYNNPQETYNYYSLPFCHATENHVHKWGGLGEVLGGNELIDSQIDIKFRKNVDKATICSLDLDLDKAKQLSDAIENLYWFEFFIDDLPLWGFVGEADRNNDNKYFLFTHKNIVVRYNGNQIIHVNLTQESPKLIDANKAMDMTYSVKWEPANITFAHRFDVYLDYPFFEHQIHWFSIFNSFMMVIFLTGLVSMILMRTLRNDYAKYARDDDDIETLERDVNEESGWKLVHGDVFRPPRNLVLLSSLVGIGTQLAALILLVILLAIIGMLYIGRGAIVTTFIVCYALTSFISGYVSGALYSRHGGKNWIKAMAMTASLFPFMCFGIGLVLNTIAIFYGSLAAIPFGTMVVVFILWAFISFPLALLGTVVGRNWSGAPNNPCRVKTIPRPIPEKKWYLTPSVIALMGGLLPFGSIFIEMYFVFTSFWNYKVYYVYGFMLLVFLILIIVTICVTIVGTYFLLNAENYHWQWTSFFSAASTAVYVYLYSIYYYHMKTKMSGFFQTSFYFGYTLMFCLGLGTLCGAVGYLGSTLFVRRIYRNIKCD, from the exons atggcctccgccggcggcgccgcgctcgccgccctcgcgctcctcgtcctcctccccgtcgccgcggcCTCCGATTCCGACCACAAG TACCAAGCGGATGAGCCTGTGACGCTCTGGGTGAACAAGGTTGGTCCGTACAACAACCCGCAGGAGACTTACAACTACTACAGCCTCCCGTTCTGTCACGCAACAGAAAACCATGTGCACAAGTGGGGAGGGCTTGGCGAGGTCCTTGGTGGCAATGAACTCATCGATAGCCAGATTGACATCAAGTTCAGAA AGAATGTTGATAAGGCCACCATTTGTTCTCTTGATCTTGATCTTGACAAGGCCAAGCAATTATCAGATGCGATTGAAAACTTATATTGGTTCGAATTCTTCATCG ATGATTTGCCTCTGTGGG GCTTTGTTGGAGAGGCAGACAGGAACaacgataacaaatattttCTTTTCACCCACAAGAATATTGTCGTCAGATACAATGGCAATCAG ATTATCCATGTTAATCTTACTCAAGAAAGTCCAAAGCTTATTGACGCAAATAAGGCAATGGATATGACATATTCTGTCAAGTGGGAACCAGCAAACATAACATTTGCTCATCGCTTTGATGTGTACCTGGACTATCCTTTCTTTGAACACCAG ATTCACTGGTTCTCAATTTTCAATTCTTTCATGATGGTTATCTTTCTCACTGGACTTGTGTCAATGATATTGATGCGGACTCTAAGAAATGATTATGCAAAATATGctcgtgatgatgatgatattgaaACTCTG GAAAGAGATGTCAATGAAGAATCTGGATGGAAGCTTGTACATGGTGATGTTTTCAGACCTCCTAGAAATCTAGTTCTTCTTTCATCTCTTGTTGGTATTGGCACACAGTTGGCAGCACTTATTCTTCTAGTAATTTTGCTGGCAATCATCGGAATGTTGTACATTGG GCGAGGAGCTATTGTCACAACATTCATTGTTTGTTATGCTCTTACTTCTTTCATCTCTGGATATGTCAGTGGCGCACTATACTCACGGCATGGAG GGAAAAACTGGATCAAGGCAATGGCCATGACAGCATCGCTTTTCCCATTTATGTGCTTTGGAATTGGCCTAGTGCTTAACACCATTGCTATATTCTATGGATCATTAGCTGCCATACCATTTGGTACAATGGTGGTCGTATTCATCCTGTGGGCCTTCATCTCTTtccctcttgcccttttggGAACCGTTGTTGGTAGAAACTGGAGTGGTGCCCCAAACAATCCGTGCAGAGTAAAGACTATTCCTCGCCCTATTCCTGAGAAGAAATGGTATCTCACACCATCTGTCATTGCCCTTATGGGAGGACTGCTTCCTTTCGGTAGTATCTTCATTGAAATGTACTTTGTCTTCACATCATTTTGGAACTATAAG GTGTACTATGTTTATGGGTTCATGTTGCTGGTCTTTCTGATCCTCATAATTGTAACCATCTGTGTGACAATTGTTGGTACATATTTCTTGCTAAACGCTGAGAACTACCACTGGCAGTGGACTTCATTCTTCTCTGCTGCTTCCACTGCTGTGTATGTTTACCTATACTCCATATATTATTACCACATGAAGACCAAGATGTCAGGATTCTTCCAGACAAGCTTCTACTTCGGCTACACTCTAATGTTCTGCCTAGGTTTAGGAACACTGTGTG GTGCCGTAGGATATCTTGGATCAACATTGTTTGTGAGGAGGATCTACAGGAATATAAAGTGTGACTAA